Within Thermodesulfovibrionales bacterium, the genomic segment GTGGATTATCCTTCTCGCTGCCTCCAACTGGTTTGTCTTCCCTTCGATCGAGAGAATCGCCCTGGCGTGACCCATACTCAGGGAGCCGTCATTGATGAAGGTCTTTATCTCCTCGGGAAGTTTAAGGAGCCTGAGATAATTTGCGACTGTTGCCCTCTCTTTCCCGACCTTCGCAGAAAGCTCTTCCTGGGTAAGGTTAAAGTCCCTCATCAGCCTATGGAATGCCTCTGCCGTCTCAACGGGGTTCAGGTCCTCCCTCTGGATGTTCTCAATCAGCGCTATTTCGAGGGAATCCGCAGAGGCGACATCCCGTATCATCGCTGGTATCTTCTTGAGCCCGGCAAGAGAGGCCGCCCTCCAGCGTCTCTCGCCGGCAATGATCCTGAAGGTCCCGTCGCCTGTCCGTGAGACGATCACCGGCTGCAAGACCCCCCGTTCTTTTATCGATACCGCCAGTTCCTGCAGTGCCGACCCCTTGAAGACCTTCCTCGGCTGCTGCTCTCCGGGGATGATGCGGTTGATGTCAATATTGATAATCTCTTCCGCCTTTTCAGGGAGAAGGGACTCAAGCCCCTTTCCTAACGCCGTTTTCATTGAGGATCTCCTTTGCTAGGGAAAGATAACTCTGCGCTCCACTGGAGCGGATGTCATAGAGCATAGCCGGCTTCCCATGGCTCGGCGCCTCGCCGAGCGTGACGTTCCGGGGAATGACCGTTTGAAAGACCTTGTCCCCGAAATGTCTCCTCACCTCATCGGCGACCTGGTGAGAGAGGCTGTTTCTCGTGTCGAACATCGTGAGAAGGATGCCTTTTATTTCCAGGGAGGGATTAAATGAATTCCTCACGCGGTGAAGGGTCTTCGTGAGAAGGCTGAGACCCTCAAGGGCATAGTATTCGCACTGTACCGGAACGATAACGGAATCCGCTGCAACGAGGGCATTCAGAGAGAGCAGACCCAGGGAAGGAGGGCAGTCTATCAGGATAAAGCGGTATTCTCGCCTCGTCTTTGCCATGATCTGTGAGAGGATGCCCTCCCTGCCTTCCCTTCCGACCAGTTCGATATCAACGCCGAGGAGATCTACCGTAGAGGGCATGATATACAGGTGTTCGACATCTGTCGGTATTATCGCTTCATGATACTCACATCTCCCGGCATAGACATCATAGAGGCTGTTCCCTACCTCTTCACGGTTCACCCCCAGGCCGCTCGTAGAGTTGCCCTGGGGGTCCGTATCAACGATGAGTACCTCTTCTTCGGCCAGGGCAAGGGAGGCCCCGAGATTGATCGCCGTCGTTGTCTTGCCGACCCCACCTTTTTGGTTGACGATCGCGATGGCGCTGCCCATGACGATAATTCTATCAGAGGCTGAGGCGGCAGGGCAAGGTAAAGGAGACGGGTTGTTCCACGTGAAACAAAAAGTGTTTCGCTCTCAGTTCTTGCCGTAAGGACCGTTATGGGGACAGCCGGAGTCATCGGTCTTTACGGGACACTGAATGCCTGACAGGGATGGCAGAGGAAAGTGGCATATCCAGAGCGTAAGATCGGGTCTCTTGTCCGTCGGGATCCCCTTGCTTATCCTCTCGATCACCCTCTTCTCAAGATGGAAGCAGGATGTCTCCCCTGATAAGAAATGAACATTCATACCTACATATTTTACATTATAGGGCTCCAAGAAGTCTCATGCACAAGGGTAGAAGCAGACTCACCAGAAGGCGCAATAGGCAAAATAAAGATTCCATGGGTAATTAACTGTTTTGAAAAGCCCTTCTAGCCTTACCCGTTTCCGTCAAACCCTGTTCCACGTGGAACAAGTCCCCAAACGTTCAGTCTTTCTTTCCTGAACTCGATGTATCCAGTTCGAGGTGAAGCCGGTGGAGGAAACGGTGTATCACCGGAGCGAAGAGGACCGCGGCGATGGTAAGAAAGGCCACGCCGCTATAGAGCGCATAAAAGGTGGCGAAGAGTTTCCCGGGGGTGGTATGCAGCTCGTTGACAGGACCCATCCCGGTCAGGATCATGGACGCGTTTAGGGTGGCGTCAAGCCATGAAAGACTCTCAGTGTAATGATACCCGGAGGCTCCGAGGACGAGTGACAGGAAAACAAAGATGAAGGCTATAGAAACGCTGCGGACAAGTCGCCGCAAAAAAGCGGAAAAGGGAATCAGCGGTTCTCTATGGTTCTCAAACATGATGTCCTTGTCCTTATCAATGCGTCAGGCGGTCAGCGGCAACCCAGATGAACGTCATTTCCGCTCTTTGGTCGGCCGCATCGGAGGCCCGACCGAGAATCCTTCATGACGAAAGGTGCCGACAGTCCGAAACGACAAGAAAGCCTCCTTGTTTACCATCTGCAGTCAGGCCGCTAACGGCTCAGGGTGCAAAACACGACAGATTACTTGTTGACGACTTTAATAAGCTTCTTATCGTCGGACGTCTTGAAAACGCAGGTTGAAGACCTGCCGCTTCCAGCCGTTCCGTACATGTACCCTATATCGATGCCGGCATCAGCTACCTTTTTCGAAATCTTCTGCAACTCTCCCGACTTGTCCGGCATCTCTAGTTCGACCACATCATCCTCTTCGATCTTGACTCGCAGCTTGGTGAGCGCCTTCTTCGCCTTGGCGTTGCTGTCCGCTATCAGCATGAAATAGGCTGTTTCATCGATGGTATACGCGCATATCGATGTGATATTAACCTTTGCCCCGGCAATCAGCGTCGTGATTTCCGAGAGCGCCCCCGCCCGGTCCTGCATGCTGAAACTTAGCTGCCTCGCCTTTCTTGCCTTTACCATGCCCCTGCCTCCTCAATGATTATTCATGTTTCATTTTACCGAAGGGCTTTGAAAAGTCAAGGAACTTTCTCTCTCAACCATCCGCAGAAGGCCACTTACAGGGTTTTCTTAACTATTTCACCGATCTGCTCTCTGAATTTCCGTGCCCCGGCATTTGCGGGGTGTCTCACGGTATAAGCGTCCATCCCCTTTTTCGCGATGGCGCCGGCAGCTATTTTCCCTATGGCAATGATTATCCTTCCTGGGAGGAGCCTCAGAAGCCGCTCGAGAGGGGGAGATCCATATCCCAGTTCGATCCCGTTCGGCCTGCGGTTGCTGAGCATGCCTTTCTTTGCATCGAAGGGATGCCAGGGGAAAGCGTTCCACAATACAAAATCACCCGGCTTAAGACCTGCTCGCAAGAGCGTCCCCCACACTATGGTTGCGGTGGGTTCCGCAAACCCCTTCGGCATTATCTCGGGCCTGCTGGTACGCTGCGGTCCAAGACCGGGCAGAACGTCATGCGGGCAAATGCCCACTCCCTCCAGATATCCGAGAAGGATGCGCTCGGAAGTCATCGCTATACCGCTGAAATGCCCCCCTTGATATCCGATCGCCTCGCCGATAAGCAGATATCGGGCTGTCTTCAATCTCGTTTCGAGATAGTGCCTGAGCTGCCTTGTGCGAATCCACGGCGTGCGGGGACCCAGGTCGTTTTCACGGTCCACGTCCCTCCAGGGATTAAAGACGTTCTCGCTAGGAGACGAGCGTTGCAGGAGAGAGAGGAGATCTTCAATTTTCCCTCTCGTCATCCCTCCTCACGAAGGCCTTTCAGGATTCTCCCGCCCTGAAACGATCTGCGAACGCAACTGAGAATGAACCTCAAGACTTAGTCTGAAATCCCGGACACCCTTCAAATCCCCTACACCCAGCCTTTCTCAGACGGCAGTCGGCATTGATGCAAAGGTTCGGGCCTTCCGGTGTCACCCGTTGCCGGGGATTCGAACGATGCGGTGACGGGGCGGGCGACGGCGGTCTCTTTCTTGTAATTATTACTAAGTGTCGTTTCATGGCGGAAAGAGGCAATATTAGGCTCATTATCTCATGCTCCGGGATTCCTTCCTTCGTTGCCTTCACCTCTTCATACAGCCTCGGTCCCTTGCTCATGATAAGACTTCCGCCTTCTCTCACAAACGGACCTGCCTTCTTCGAAAAATCCGGTATCGAGAAAAGGGCCCGAGTCATCGCCACATCCACAAGGAGAGGCTCCAGGTCCTCAATTCTCTTCTCGATTATCTCAACGCCGCTGAGGCAAAGAGTTCCGGCGATATGCCTGAGGAAATTCGCCTTCTTCCACGATGGCTCCAGAAGATAGAGGCCGATCTCGGGACGCATGATTTTCAGGGGTATTCCCGGAAATCCCGCGCCGCTCCCGACATCGAGCACGCTGATCTCGCCCGGGGGCAGAGCCCTCAGATAGAGGAGTGAATCGAGGAAGTGTTTAATCACGATATCTTCATCGGTCTTCAGCGACGTGAGATTATATGCCTTGTTCCATTTCTTGAGTTCCGTGAGGTATGCAGAGAAG encodes:
- a CDS encoding ParB/RepB/Spo0J family partition protein, whose protein sequence is MKTALGKGLESLLPEKAEEIINIDINRIIPGEQQPRKVFKGSALQELAVSIKERGVLQPVIVSRTGDGTFRIIAGERRWRAASLAGLKKIPAMIRDVASADSLEIALIENIQREDLNPVETAEAFHRLMRDFNLTQEELSAKVGKERATVANYLRLLKLPEEIKTFINDGSLSMGHARAILSIEGKTNQLEAARRIIHKGLSVRETEALAKKWSSEARKRSRPKRKDAQIESLEERLIRHLGTKVRIFHKGKRGKIEIEYYSHDELDRLLEILMQEGS
- a CDS encoding AAA family ATPase, which encodes MGSAIAIVNQKGGVGKTTTAINLGASLALAEEEVLIVDTDPQGNSTSGLGVNREEVGNSLYDVYAGRCEYHEAIIPTDVEHLYIMPSTVDLLGVDIELVGREGREGILSQIMAKTRREYRFILIDCPPSLGLLSLNALVAADSVIVPVQCEYYALEGLSLLTKTLHRVRNSFNPSLEIKGILLTMFDTRNSLSHQVADEVRRHFGDKVFQTVIPRNVTLGEAPSHGKPAMLYDIRSSGAQSYLSLAKEILNENGVRKGA
- a CDS encoding ACT domain-containing protein, whose product is MVKARKARQLSFSMQDRAGALSEITTLIAGAKVNITSICAYTIDETAYFMLIADSNAKAKKALTKLRVKIEEDDVVELEMPDKSGELQKISKKVADAGIDIGYMYGTAGSGRSSTCVFKTSDDKKLIKVVNK
- a CDS encoding uracil-DNA glycosylase, whose product is MTRGKIEDLLSLLQRSSPSENVFNPWRDVDRENDLGPRTPWIRTRQLRHYLETRLKTARYLLIGEAIGYQGGHFSGIAMTSERILLGYLEGVGICPHDVLPGLGPQRTSRPEIMPKGFAEPTATIVWGTLLRAGLKPGDFVLWNAFPWHPFDAKKGMLSNRRPNGIELGYGSPPLERLLRLLPGRIIIAIGKIAAGAIAKKGMDAYTVRHPANAGARKFREQIGEIVKKTL
- the rsmG gene encoding 16S rRNA (guanine(527)-N(7))-methyltransferase RsmG codes for the protein MASQDSLIVKGLRELSLPFTPDQVRLFSAYLTELKKWNKAYNLTSLKTDEDIVIKHFLDSLLYLRALPPGEISVLDVGSGAGFPGIPLKIMRPEIGLYLLEPSWKKANFLRHIAGTLCLSGVEIIEKRIEDLEPLLVDVAMTRALFSIPDFSKKAGPFVREGGSLIMSKGPRLYEEVKATKEGIPEHEIMSLILPLSAMKRHLVIITRKRPPSPAPSPHRSNPRQRVTPEGPNLCINADCRLRKAGCRGFEGCPGFQTKS